From Clarias gariepinus isolate MV-2021 ecotype Netherlands chromosome 2, CGAR_prim_01v2, whole genome shotgun sequence, one genomic window encodes:
- the c2cd4a gene encoding C2 calcium-dependent domain-containing protein 4A, whose translation MTTKIFKVDPMWVVEKIRISAEKTNLLLPAAEYSFKIGSMFGEKASADKAKKTTLCPNIITPDTIPEFCIPPKISSPLEVKNAEQGKPTPCITVSCSESYNPEKEIPVREPTRTHIIQVESVDDGPFNKGCSDEEKTNADPQSQAALSLPHLAKAQTCYGFCTLLESPHTRRKESLFHNDPNSCGIPLLLPRSRSNTCSNTSAAVFPASTSPSSFSLNNITTKLSRRGFRLHRQGTQDSDTTSSAESSPFSSPLLARSLPKPSLFKALSHEKLLHRNIRKTSVSRNNSLSTDEASSTDNSPNVMRRSSEVLLEPLSSSFGLAPPAIFPMDLVLHRERVMKESLVPIGRDGTLRLSAEYCSENQRLRVRLISAEGLYSFSVDPKSINCSISLSLMPGKFQKQRSTVIRKSRNPIFNEDFFFDGITDEDFSHVSLRFKVVNKMSTMKRDYILGSCELPLTCIVSL comes from the exons ATGACTACTAag atttttaaagttGATCCCATGTGGGTGGTTGAAAAGATCCGTATATCAGCAGAGAAAACCAATCTGCTCCTTCCTGCAGCggaatacagcttcaaaattggaagcatgtttggagaaaaagctTCTGCTGACAAAGCCAAGAAAACTACCCTGTGTCCCAACATCATCACTCCAGACACCATTCCTGAGTTCTGCATCCCACCTAAAATCTCAAGTCCACTGGAAGTGAAGAACGCGGAGCAAGGAAAGCCAACTCCGTGCATCACTGTTTCGTGCAGTGAAAGTTACAACCCAGAGAAAGAGATTCCCGTCAGAGAACCAACCAGGACTCATATCATACAAGTCGAGAGTGTGGATGATGGGCCATTCAACAAAGGTTGTAGTGATGAGGAGAAGACCAACGCAGACCCCCAGAGCCAGgctgctctctctctgcctcaccTGGCCAAAGCCCAGACATGCTATGGTTTCTGCACACTGTTAGAGAGCCCCCATACAAGAAGGAAAGAGTCCCTCTTCCACAATGATCCCAATTCCTGTGGAATTCCCTTGCTTCTACCTAGGAGTAGGTCAAATACCTGTTCCAACACTTCTGCTGCTGTTTTTCCAGCCTCCACCTCACCCTCCTCCTTCAGTCTGAACAACATAACCACCAAGCTGTCACGGAGGGGCTTTCGTCTGCACAGGCAGGGCACACAGGACAGTGACACAACCTCATCAGCTGAATCCTCACCATTTAGCTCTCCTCTCCTGGCTAGATCACTGCCGAAACCCTCTCTTTTCAAAGCCCTCAGCCATGAGAAGCTACTACACCGTAATATCCGGAAGACCTCTGTTTCCAGGAACAACTCCCTGTCAACGGATGAAGCCAGCTCTACTGATAACAGCCCTAACGTAATGAGGAGATCGTCAGAGGTACTTTTAGAACCTCTTTCTTCCAGCTTTGGCCTGGCACCTCCTGCCATCTTCCCCATGGACTTGGTTCTGCACAGAGAGCGGGTGATGAAGGAAAGCCTGGTGCCCATTGGGAGGGATGGAACCCTGCGCCTTTCAGCAGAATACTGTTCAGAGAACCAGAGGCTCCGGGTCCGACTCATTAGCGCTGAGGGACTGTACTCTTTCTCTGTGGACCCTAAGAGCATCAACTGCAGCATCAGCCTTTCCCTAATGCCCGGGAAATTCCAGAAACAGCGTAGCACTGTCATTAGGAAGAGCCGTAATCCAATCTTTAACGAGGACTTTTTCTTTGATGGCATAACTGACGAGGACTTTAGTCACGTGTCACTGAGGTTTAAAGTAGTTAACAAAATGTCCACCATGAAAAGAGACTATATTTTGGGCAGTTGTGAGCTTCCTCTGACTTGTATTGtcagtttataa